In the genome of Triticum urartu cultivar G1812 chromosome 5, Tu2.1, whole genome shotgun sequence, one region contains:
- the LOC125555529 gene encoding ureide permease 1-like yields MFIVEDKGSAIALMCAALLFLGTWPALLTLLERRGRLPQHTYLDYSITNLLAAVLIALTLGQLGESKQDMPNFFTQLSQDNWPSVLFAMAGGLVLSIGNLSTQYAWAYVGLSVTEVICASMVVVIGTTLNYFLDNRINRADILFTGVACFLVAVILGTAVHASNAADNEEKLSESTNGYNLGTNGGMEPSKQGIHDALEVDIENGACAEEVTRAEAGTAEYLIELEGRRSVKVFGSSTLKGLGLVFFAGVCLSLFSPALNLATNDQWHTLKGGVPHLVVYTAFFYFSMSCFVIGVGLNILFLYRPMAGVPKSSFRAYLGDWEGRQWALLAGLLCGFGNGFQFMGGQAAGYAAADAVEALPLVSTFWGIVLFGEYRRSSKKTYTLLVLMLLMFVAAVATLMASSGHRSTK; encoded by the exons ATGTTCATCGTAGAAGACAAGGGCAGTGCCATTGCTCTCATGTGTGCCGCCCTCCTCTTCTTGGGCACATGGCCAGCATTGCTCACCCTCTTGGAGCGCAGGGGGCGGCTGCCGCAGCACACGTACCTCGATTACTCGATCACCAACCTCCTCGCCGCGGTCCTCATTGCGCTCACCTTGGGCCAGCTTGGGGAGAGCAAGCAAGACATGCCCAATTTCTTCACCCAGCTCAGTCAG GATAACTGGCCTTCGGTGCTGTTTGCAATGGCAGGGGGCCTTGTGCTCAGTATTGGGAACCTTTCTACACAATATGCTTGGGCATATGTGGGTCTCTCAGTTACTGAGGTTATCTGCGCAAGCATGGTTGTTGTAATAG GCACAACACTGAATTATTTCCTGGACAACCGCATCAACAGGGCAGATATTCTTTTCACTGGAGTGGCTTGCTTCCTTGTTGCAGTCATCCTTGGGACTGCTGTACACGCTTCCAATGCAGCTGATAATGAAGAGAAACTAAGTGAATCCACAAATGGCTACAACCTTGG GACAAATGGAGGTATGGAGCCAAGCAAACAAGGTATACATGATGCACTAGAGGTGGACATAGAGAATGGAGCTTGTGCAGAAGAGGTCACCAGAGCTGAAGCAGGAACTGCAGAGTACCTGATTGAGCTCGAAGGCCGGCGTTCGGTTAAG GTGTTTGGATCGAGCACCCTCAAGGGGCTTGGGCTAGTTTTCTTTGCCGGGGTGTGCCTCTCGCTCTTCTCCCCGGCACTCAACCTCGCCACCAATGACCAGTGGCACACCCTGAAAGGCGGCGTCCCGCACCTGGTTGTGTACACCGCCTTCTTCTACTTCTCCATGTCGTGCTTCGTCATCGGTGTCGGCCTCAACATCTTGTTCCTCTACCGCCCAATGGCCGGCGTGCCAAAGTCGTCCTTCAGGGCCTATCTGGGTGACTGGGAAGGCAGGCAATGGGCTCTCCTCGCCGGCTTGCTTTGTGGTTTTGGCAATGGCTTCCAGTTCATGGGTGGTCAGGCTGCTGGTTATGCTGCTGCTGATGCTGTTGAG GCATTGCCACTTGTGAGCACATTCTGGGGCATCGTGCTATTTGGGGAGTACCGCAGGTCGTCCAAGAAAACCTACACTCTGCTCGTGTTGATGCTGCTCATGTTCGTCGCGGCTGTAGCAACGCTCATGGCTTCATCAGGTCACAGGAGCACAAAGTGA